One region of Qingrenia yutianensis genomic DNA includes:
- a CDS encoding type 2 periplasmic-binding domain-containing protein produces the protein MTVIKKAVCILMTATLAFGSLAGCGKNTKGAVNTKYEKDENLNEVGAFPVCKEKITLRVGIPKNEFITDYDDNTFTKKLEEMMNCDIEFEFLPSSDTMQKVELMMNSGGDELPDIICGVNFTDGALAGYGDAGMIIPLNAYYENSAYYINDAFEKEKDLKNMITLSDGNMYYIPSYAKALQNEVGCARCWINKKWLDKLGFKMPETTEEFENVLRAFKEKDPNGNGKADELPFSGNTSLGNLSGLEYIFGSFLKFTPKTTYLYAKGGKIKAGYMQDEWKDAVNYCAKLYKEGLISDSTFTLDSNGFAPLRNNAGVPIVGAFVSMGLNFSAEVKDRYDDYVPLPPLKGDKGYQSAVWVPTIPSTGFVITKNCKYPEAAFRLGDLMCSEEITISNRWGEKDVDWKKADADAYSLFKDEGYAPTIEVINNVWAVPTNKHWSQKGAAYRDYAVSLGQVTSKNNINERFVAESTKAYLPYTDMSDVKKFVYDIDGIADINEINTNIESYVKEMTTLFVIGEKNADKEWDSYLKELDNMGANQLLDETQKAHDRANK, from the coding sequence ATGACGGTCATCAAAAAAGCGGTTTGTATTCTTATGACTGCGACGCTTGCTTTCGGAAGTCTGGCAGGGTGCGGAAAAAATACAAAAGGCGCGGTAAACACAAAATACGAAAAAGACGAAAACCTAAACGAGGTCGGAGCTTTTCCCGTATGCAAAGAAAAAATAACATTAAGAGTGGGTATTCCGAAAAACGAATTTATAACGGATTACGACGACAACACATTTACAAAAAAGCTCGAAGAAATGATGAACTGCGACATTGAGTTTGAATTTCTTCCGTCGTCCGACACAATGCAAAAGGTTGAGCTTATGATGAATTCGGGCGGTGACGAGCTTCCCGACATTATATGCGGTGTAAACTTCACCGACGGCGCGCTGGCAGGCTACGGCGACGCGGGTATGATAATTCCGCTTAACGCGTATTATGAAAACTCGGCATACTACATAAACGACGCGTTTGAAAAGGAAAAAGATTTAAAGAATATGATAACCTTATCCGACGGGAATATGTATTATATCCCCAGCTATGCAAAGGCGCTCCAGAATGAGGTAGGCTGCGCAAGATGCTGGATAAACAAAAAATGGCTTGACAAGCTCGGTTTTAAAATGCCCGAAACCACCGAGGAATTTGAAAATGTTTTAAGGGCGTTTAAAGAAAAAGACCCCAACGGCAACGGCAAGGCGGACGAACTTCCGTTTTCGGGAAACACAAGCCTCGGAAATTTGTCGGGACTTGAATATATCTTCGGTTCGTTTTTGAAATTCACCCCAAAAACAACCTATCTTTATGCAAAGGGCGGAAAAATCAAGGCTGGATATATGCAGGACGAATGGAAGGACGCGGTAAACTACTGCGCAAAGTTATATAAAGAAGGACTTATCAGCGACAGCACGTTTACGCTTGACAGCAACGGCTTTGCTCCTTTGAGAAACAATGCGGGCGTACCTATCGTCGGCGCGTTTGTATCGATGGGCTTAAACTTCAGCGCAGAGGTTAAAGACAGATACGACGACTACGTTCCCCTTCCTCCGCTTAAAGGCGACAAGGGCTATCAGAGCGCCGTTTGGGTTCCCACAATTCCGTCAACAGGGTTTGTTATAACAAAAAACTGTAAATATCCCGAGGCGGCATTCCGTTTGGGCGACCTTATGTGCAGTGAGGAAATCACAATTTCAAACCGCTGGGGCGAAAAGGACGTCGACTGGAAAAAAGCCGATGCAGACGCATATTCGCTCTTTAAAGACGAGGGATATGCACCGACAATCGAGGTTATAAACAACGTGTGGGCGGTGCCGACAAACAAGCACTGGAGCCAAAAAGGCGCGGCATACCGCGACTATGCCGTATCGCTCGGACAGGTTACCTCCAAAAACAACATCAACGAAAGGTTTGTTGCCGAGTCGACAAAAGCATATCTTCCGTATACCGATATGAGCGACGTCAAAAAATTTGTGTACGATATTGACGGCATTGCGGATATAAACGAAATAAACACAAACATAGAGTCGTACGTGAAAGAAATGACAACACTGTTTGTTATCGGCGAGAAAAACGCGGACAAGGAATGGGACAGCTACCTTAAAGAGCTTGACAATATGGGGGCAAATCAACTGCTGGACGAAACGCAGAAAGCGCATGACAGAGCGAACAAGTAA
- a CDS encoding sugar-binding protein produces MKRLIAGFLAFFTVTSAFSCVAYGEGAENTEKIRAYVDGSETVHASNMKVYTGDNGKNAISSMGGKKGWLFDVESDSTDYYLYIDVDDNLADKKDMGRVVEISVDYFDKSNINIARLKQVSSAFCVEYQNTDGKIVESPYFELDNSLMWHTYTFTLTNAVLQNGVNGADFRICSKSKTMGTSGGSFVVNNVEVNLTDKFNHINIVPSTENYGNNFFTGEKISFKYTLDNKKYAEKSRQYGAYPLTAKFSAKNIEGDVVFEKTDTLNIEPCKETEYNLDVDVGGKYGVYFMTAVFYNDEHKIYSEKTTRFSYVRTDYGKTMNYAFGTCSGRRDEWAPLYQKAGIGIVRAMESYSNVISRDINADEAFVYPRRADTLSRALKERNIKQINTYLSVKTDLLPGEQLPYTEKGMKKYTDYIDFVTESERFSIVAYDMWNEFELMGASFNLYSRPMEDYINLMKTTYTRIKEKAPDLKLYGVVTSTVRSDILEDILKAGGGDYMDGYCCHAYAPRYDPMSGGLIKELEKARAVLDKYGYYDMPIVTSELGWADDTYYGIDEKRQGYYLVEGYAAMRKVRNFNQYVMYTFYDGGRTKGNREHHWGLIEFLGADTPGTAKASYAMVANMNNLLAGYEYKDEITVNDNTYAYRMHSNDKNDDTIMLWSRGNGGNLSIDLGTDKIDVYDAYGNVSVLSGIDGVFGFALTEAPVYLKGDFKKFELAENKIIDKNAFDVEFSQSVSFNLKNANGGMQYEITPVNGAKLDISEVKGENSSDIHIKPNKYGSETDRAKIKVFDGNGTYLDGYLSFFYKTPIDVDMKCEPGFTNGVFDYEVVNLSIDISNNSKETVNGKFVINRLSGIEDYNAEYDNLSINPGDTYKIVIKAPSDVNVVKMEAAFVTSDGITVDFAKSASFAVCEYAYNKPVTDGKIGENEYKSFVYLGADNAVDIHAVDPYTGADDCSALLYYSWDEENFYIAANVTDNVLFDASPQSAAMWRYDSFQLAGVYDPENMLGTSVLTSVLYGKTNGENTLEMVKSSAFKAMTDADSGFEGAISRDGKNTCYELKIPWKTVLTQDVAVQKDTIFKFSALINDNDGGGRKAAVQYGEGIYTGGTTNENFIKAYLAKTPNGGNEN; encoded by the coding sequence ATGAAAAGGCTTATTGCGGGATTTTTGGCATTTTTTACGGTTACTTCGGCTTTTTCGTGCGTTGCATACGGCGAGGGTGCAGAAAACACGGAAAAAATCCGTGCTTATGTTGACGGCAGCGAAACCGTTCACGCAAGCAATATGAAAGTTTATACCGGCGACAACGGCAAAAATGCAATTTCGTCTATGGGCGGAAAAAAAGGCTGGCTTTTCGACGTTGAGTCGGACAGCACCGATTATTACCTTTATATTGACGTTGACGATAATCTTGCCGATAAAAAGGATATGGGACGCGTTGTTGAAATAAGCGTTGATTATTTCGACAAGTCGAACATCAATATTGCACGTCTTAAACAGGTATCAAGCGCGTTTTGCGTGGAATATCAAAACACAGACGGCAAAATTGTCGAGTCGCCCTATTTTGAGCTTGATAATTCGCTTATGTGGCATACATACACTTTCACGCTTACCAACGCGGTTTTGCAAAACGGCGTAAACGGCGCGGATTTCAGAATTTGTTCAAAGTCAAAAACAATGGGAACGTCTGGCGGCAGCTTTGTTGTAAACAATGTTGAGGTTAATCTTACCGATAAATTCAATCATATAAACATTGTTCCGTCAACCGAGAATTACGGCAACAACTTTTTCACGGGCGAAAAAATTTCGTTTAAATACACTCTCGATAACAAAAAATACGCCGAAAAAAGCCGTCAGTACGGCGCGTATCCGCTGACTGCAAAATTCAGCGCAAAAAATATCGAGGGCGATGTTGTTTTTGAAAAAACCGATACGTTAAATATTGAGCCGTGCAAAGAAACCGAATATAACCTTGATGTTGATGTCGGCGGAAAATACGGAGTATATTTTATGACGGCGGTTTTTTACAATGACGAACATAAAATTTACAGCGAAAAAACAACGCGTTTTTCATATGTGCGAACCGATTACGGCAAAACTATGAACTATGCTTTCGGCACTTGCTCGGGCAGACGTGATGAATGGGCGCCTCTTTATCAGAAGGCAGGAATAGGCATTGTGCGCGCAATGGAGTCGTACAGCAACGTTATAAGCCGTGACATAAACGCGGACGAGGCTTTTGTTTACCCCAGAAGGGCAGACACGCTTTCACGCGCTTTAAAAGAGAGGAACATAAAGCAGATAAACACTTATTTGAGTGTAAAAACCGACCTTCTTCCGGGCGAACAGCTTCCGTATACCGAAAAGGGTATGAAAAAATATACCGACTACATAGATTTTGTCACCGAGTCGGAAAGATTTTCAATCGTTGCATACGATATGTGGAACGAATTTGAGCTTATGGGCGCGTCGTTTAACCTTTATTCGCGTCCAATGGAAGATTATATAAATCTTATGAAAACCACATATACGAGGATAAAGGAAAAGGCGCCCGACTTAAAGCTTTACGGCGTTGTAACAAGCACGGTGCGCAGTGACATTTTGGAGGATATTTTAAAGGCGGGCGGCGGTGACTATATGGACGGCTACTGCTGTCACGCGTATGCACCGAGGTACGACCCTATGTCGGGCGGACTTATCAAAGAACTTGAAAAGGCGCGCGCGGTGCTTGACAAATACGGATATTACGATATGCCGATTGTCACCTCCGAGCTTGGCTGGGCAGACGATACGTATTACGGCATTGACGAGAAAAGGCAGGGTTACTATCTTGTTGAGGGTTATGCCGCGATGCGGAAAGTGCGCAATTTCAATCAGTATGTGATGTACACGTTTTACGACGGCGGAAGAACAAAGGGCAACCGCGAGCATCACTGGGGGCTTATTGAGTTTTTGGGTGCAGACACGCCGGGCACGGCAAAAGCAAGCTATGCAATGGTTGCGAATATGAACAATCTTCTTGCAGGCTATGAGTATAAAGACGAAATCACGGTGAATGACAATACATATGCTTACCGTATGCACAGCAATGATAAAAACGACGACACGATTATGCTTTGGTCAAGAGGAAACGGCGGAAATTTAAGCATAGATTTGGGAACGGACAAAATCGACGTTTACGACGCGTACGGCAATGTGTCAGTCCTTTCGGGAATTGACGGCGTGTTCGGTTTTGCTCTCACCGAAGCGCCCGTATATTTAAAAGGCGATTTCAAAAAATTTGAGCTTGCCGAGAATAAAATTATAGACAAAAACGCATTTGACGTTGAATTTTCGCAGAGCGTTTCGTTTAATCTCAAAAATGCGAACGGCGGTATGCAGTATGAAATAACGCCGGTAAACGGAGCAAAGCTTGACATAAGCGAGGTTAAAGGCGAAAATTCGTCGGATATACACATAAAACCCAATAAATACGGCTCCGAAACCGATAGGGCAAAAATTAAGGTTTTTGACGGAAACGGCACTTATCTTGACGGATATTTATCGTTTTTCTACAAAACGCCCATTGACGTTGATATGAAATGCGAGCCCGGATTTACAAACGGCGTGTTCGATTACGAAGTTGTAAATTTGAGTATAGACATCTCAAACAATTCAAAAGAAACCGTTAACGGAAAGTTTGTTATAAACCGTCTTTCGGGTATAGAAGATTACAATGCCGAGTATGACAATTTGAGCATTAACCCCGGCGATACATATAAAATCGTCATAAAAGCTCCGTCCGATGTTAACGTTGTGAAAATGGAGGCTGCATTTGTCACAAGCGACGGAATAACAGTGGATTTTGCAAAATCCGCGTCGTTTGCGGTTTGCGAATATGCGTATAACAAGCCTGTGACCGACGGAAAGATAGGTGAAAACGAGTATAAAAGCTTTGTATATCTCGGCGCCGACAACGCAGTTGACATTCACGCGGTTGACCCGTACACGGGCGCGGACGACTGCAGTGCGCTTTTGTATTATTCGTGGGACGAAGAGAATTTCTACATTGCGGCAAACGTTACCGACAATGTTTTGTTTGACGCATCTCCTCAAAGTGCGGCAATGTGGCGTTACGACAGTTTTCAGCTTGCAGGGGTTTACGACCCCGAAAATATGCTCGGAACAAGCGTTTTGACGTCTGTTCTCTACGGCAAAACAAACGGCGAAAACACGCTCGAAATGGTTAAAAGCAGTGCGTTTAAGGCAATGACCGACGCTGACAGCGGATTTGAGGGCGCAATAAGCCGTGACGGAAAAAATACCTGTTATGAGCTTAAAATTCCGTGGAAAACCGTACTTACGCAGGACGTAGCCGTTCAAAAAGATACAATATTCAAATTCTCCGCGCTTATCAACGACAACGACGGAGGCGGACGAAAAGCGGCGGTACAGTACGGCGAGGGAATTTACACCGGCGGAACGACAAACGAAAACTTTATAAAAGCATATCTTGCAAAAACACCGAACGGGGGTAACGAAAATTGA
- a CDS encoding carbohydrate ABC transporter permease, translating into MSKTHNKISDSREDKIFNIIIHIIIALLLVIIAYPLIFVVSSSFSSKEAVTNGRVFLLPVDFSLEGYEAVFKKNDVIIGYRNTFIYTIIGTSINLFLTMIAAYPLSRRDLPFGKGLTLLFTFTMIFSGGMIPTYMLVKSVGLINKPAVMVLVGSISAYNLIIARTFIQNNIPTELLEASRIDGCSDFLYFAKIVLPLSKSVIAVLTLYYAITHWNSYFNAFIYLNNRKYWPLQLYLREILLENQIDASQIADPDLQEAKQGMANLLKYSLIVVSTIPVMLLYPFIQKHFVTGVMIGSVKG; encoded by the coding sequence ATGAGCAAAACACACAATAAAATTTCAGATTCGCGCGAGGACAAAATTTTTAACATCATAATTCATATAATAATTGCCCTGCTTTTGGTGATTATAGCTTATCCGCTTATATTCGTTGTGTCGTCGTCCTTTTCGTCGAAAGAGGCGGTTACAAACGGCAGAGTTTTCCTGCTTCCCGTCGATTTCAGCCTGGAGGGCTACGAGGCGGTTTTTAAGAAAAACGACGTAATAATCGGCTACCGAAACACGTTTATCTACACGATAATCGGCACGTCGATAAACCTTTTTCTCACAATGATTGCGGCATATCCGCTTTCAAGGCGCGATTTGCCGTTCGGAAAAGGACTTACGCTGCTGTTTACATTCACAATGATTTTTTCGGGCGGTATGATACCCACATATATGCTTGTAAAAAGCGTGGGACTTATAAACAAACCTGCGGTAATGGTGCTCGTCGGCTCAATAAGCGCGTACAACCTTATTATCGCGCGGACGTTTATACAAAATAACATTCCGACAGAGCTTTTGGAGGCGTCGAGAATAGACGGGTGCAGTGATTTTCTGTATTTTGCAAAAATCGTTCTTCCGCTTTCAAAGTCGGTTATAGCGGTTTTGACGCTCTATTATGCTATAACTCACTGGAATTCGTATTTTAATGCGTTTATATATCTCAACAACCGAAAATACTGGCCTCTTCAGCTTTATTTAAGAGAAATACTGCTTGAAAACCAGATAGACGCATCACAGATTGCCGACCCCGACCTTCAGGAGGCAAAACAAGGTATGGCTAACCTTTTAAAATATTCGCTCATTGTTGTAAGTACAATACCCGTAATGCTTTTGTATCCGTTTATTCAAAAGCATTTTGTAACCGGAGTTATGATTGGCTCGGTTAAGGGTTGA
- a CDS encoding extracellular solute-binding protein, protein MKRCFKIFNTLIILLICASLLSCQKNNSSPLSPFQKDANLNEVGVFPVCKEKITLTIGIENGGNLIEDYKSNALTKYLEEKMNANLEFMFFDEGEADKSIKLMMSAGGKNLPDIVIGDNVDDFDVIAYAQKGLIIPLNNYYENSSYYLKKIIDKEKGFLDLITMSDGNIYTIPRYTKILQNEFGVKLWIYKPFLDRLGLDMPKTTDEFYEVLEKIKNGDPNENGTRDEIPFIGTGAGNANGYLFADFIMSAFVYADAEDYYMYPENGEIKFACTDIRWKEGLKYLNKLCAQNLLSPASFITTADQFKSIIDKKDVIAGSFISMGPYFSDENKSRYSEYKVVEPLIGPGGEQNPICWATKPRSRFFITKNCKYPEAAFRLGDIMCDEEVAIMNRWGVEGKDWEKAGENDTGVASDEGYPALIVPKLEWGVRQNSHWQGKGPGYRDYNIGLGVAVTESNPMDYEIARSSLAYKKLMPEEYIVKLVYDAGEYDEVARISGEIMSYVNSATVDFVTGAKDIDANWDKFVSDLNSLGAERLKEIMQNAYDRTLLK, encoded by the coding sequence ATGAAACGTTGTTTCAAAATATTTAATACTTTGATTATTCTTTTAATTTGCGCGAGTCTTTTATCGTGCCAAAAAAATAATTCTTCTCCCTTATCACCCTTTCAAAAAGATGCCAACTTAAACGAAGTCGGCGTCTTTCCCGTATGCAAGGAAAAGATTACGCTTACAATAGGCATTGAAAACGGCGGAAACTTAATTGAAGATTACAAATCAAACGCGCTTACAAAATATCTTGAAGAAAAAATGAACGCAAATTTGGAGTTTATGTTTTTTGACGAGGGAGAGGCAGATAAAAGCATTAAGCTTATGATGAGCGCGGGAGGAAAAAATCTTCCCGATATTGTAATAGGCGACAATGTCGACGATTTTGATGTTATTGCATATGCGCAGAAAGGGCTTATTATTCCGCTTAACAACTATTATGAAAATTCATCGTATTATCTTAAAAAAATTATTGACAAAGAAAAAGGATTTCTCGACCTTATAACAATGTCCGACGGCAATATCTACACAATTCCGCGTTATACAAAAATTCTCCAGAACGAATTTGGTGTAAAGCTTTGGATTTATAAGCCGTTTTTGGATAGGCTCGGGCTTGATATGCCCAAAACCACCGACGAATTTTATGAGGTTTTGGAAAAAATTAAAAACGGCGACCCCAACGAAAACGGAACGCGCGACGAAATTCCGTTTATCGGTACGGGCGCAGGCAATGCGAACGGGTATCTTTTCGCCGATTTTATAATGAGCGCGTTTGTTTATGCCGACGCGGAGGATTATTATATGTATCCCGAAAACGGCGAAATTAAATTTGCCTGCACCGACATACGCTGGAAAGAGGGCTTAAAATATTTAAACAAGCTCTGCGCTCAAAATCTTTTGTCGCCTGCGTCGTTTATCACAACCGCAGACCAGTTTAAAAGCATCATAGACAAAAAGGACGTTATTGCAGGTTCGTTTATCAGTATGGGCCCGTATTTTTCCGACGAAAACAAAAGCCGTTATTCCGAATATAAGGTTGTCGAGCCTCTTATAGGCCCGGGCGGTGAGCAAAATCCGATTTGCTGGGCAACAAAACCGCGCAGCAGGTTTTTTATCACAAAAAACTGCAAATATCCCGAGGCTGCTTTCAGACTCGGCGATATTATGTGCGACGAGGAAGTTGCAATTATGAACAGATGGGGTGTTGAGGGCAAGGATTGGGAAAAAGCAGGCGAAAACGATACCGGCGTTGCGTCGGACGAGGGCTATCCTGCGCTTATTGTGCCGAAACTCGAATGGGGAGTACGGCAAAATTCGCATTGGCAGGGAAAAGGCCCCGGATACCGCGATTATAACATCGGTCTGGGCGTTGCGGTTACAGAGTCAAATCCTATGGACTACGAAATCGCGCGGTCGTCGCTTGCTTATAAAAAGCTTATGCCCGAAGAATATATTGTAAAGCTTGTTTACGACGCCGGCGAATATGACGAGGTTGCAAGAATAAGCGGAGAGATTATGTCTTACGTAAACAGCGCAACCGTGGATTTTGTCACGGGCGCAAAGGATATTGACGCAAATTGGGATAAATTTGTGTCGGACTTAAATTCGCTCGGCGCGGAGCGTCTTAAAGAAATTATGCAGAATGCTTATGACAGGACTTTGCTGAAATAA
- a CDS encoding ABC transporter permease, with translation MKKSSASLQKHTGSTNGLTVSRVFKNYWQLYVMLLLPVLYILIYNYGPMVGLQIAFKDYTPRLGMFGSPWAGLKYFKKFFNDYQFARTIVNTVRTSVYSLAVNFPFPIILALCINLLRNERYKKTVQMVMYAPHFISIVVLVGMMNQILNPYVGLYGNIYKIFTGSYAPNILADSKSFIHLYVWSGVWQNMGYSSIIYLAALAGISPDLHEAAQIDGASRFKRVLHVDIPGIIPTVVIMLILNCGRIMNIGFEKIYLMQNPINLKESQVISTLVYEKSFGGAGGSSTKYSYSTAIGLFNSVVNFVLIVAVNKITSKLSETSLW, from the coding sequence ATGAAAAAGTCATCTGCATCACTGCAAAAACATACAGGAAGCACAAACGGACTGACGGTATCGCGGGTGTTTAAAAACTACTGGCAGCTTTATGTAATGCTGCTTCTTCCCGTGTTATACATACTTATCTACAACTACGGTCCTATGGTGGGACTTCAGATAGCATTCAAAGACTATACCCCCCGTCTCGGAATGTTCGGAAGTCCCTGGGCAGGACTGAAGTATTTCAAGAAATTTTTCAACGACTACCAGTTTGCGAGAACGATTGTAAACACGGTGAGAACGAGCGTGTATTCGCTTGCGGTAAACTTTCCGTTTCCCATAATTTTAGCGCTTTGCATAAATCTTCTGCGAAACGAAAGATACAAAAAAACCGTGCAGATGGTGATGTATGCACCGCACTTTATCTCAATAGTCGTTCTGGTAGGTATGATGAACCAGATATTAAATCCGTATGTGGGACTTTACGGCAACATATACAAAATATTCACCGGTTCGTATGCACCGAATATCCTTGCAGACTCGAAATCGTTCATACATCTTTATGTGTGGTCGGGAGTGTGGCAGAATATGGGATATTCTTCGATAATATATCTTGCGGCGCTTGCAGGCATTTCGCCCGATTTGCACGAGGCGGCGCAGATAGACGGCGCGTCGAGATTTAAACGCGTCCTGCACGTTGACATTCCGGGAATTATTCCGACGGTTGTAATTATGCTTATTTTAAACTGCGGAAGAATTATGAACATAGGTTTTGAAAAGATTTATCTTATGCAAAATCCGATAAACTTAAAGGAAAGCCAGGTTATTTCAACCTTGGTTTACGAAAAATCCTTCGGCGGTGCGGGCGGTTCGTCTACGAAATATTCGTATTCCACCGCAATAGGTCTTTTCAATTCGGTTGTAAACTTTGTTTTGATTGTTGCGGTAAACAAAATAACGTCAAAATTAAGCGAAACAAGCTTGTGGTAA